One Syngnathoides biaculeatus isolate LvHL_M chromosome 4, ASM1980259v1, whole genome shotgun sequence DNA window includes the following coding sequences:
- the ank1a gene encoding ankyrin-1a isoform X2 encodes MPAKSVTFRADAGNSFLRAARSGNLDKALEHIKNGIDINTANQNGLNGLHLASKEGHVKMVLELLHNGIVLETTTKKGNTALHIAALAGQEQVVTELVNYGANVNAQSQKGFTPLYMAAQENHLEVVKFLLENGANQSIPTEDGFTPLAVALQQGHENIVALLINYGTKGKVRLPALHIAARNDDTRTAAVLLQNDPNPDVLSKTGFTPLHIAAHYENLNVAQLLLNRGANVNFTPKNGITPLHIASRRGNVIMVRLLLDRGAQIDAKTKDELTPLHCAARNGHVRIIEILLDNGAPIQAKTKNGLSPIHMSAQGDHVDCVKQLLQYNADIDDITLDHLTPLHVAAHCGHHRMAKALLDKGAKPNSRALNGFTPLHIACKKNHIRVMDLLLKHAASLEAVTESGLTPLHVTSFMGHLNIVKILLQKGASPSASNVKVETPLHMASRAGHFEVAEFLIQNAAPVDAKAKDDQTPLHCAARMGHKEIVKLLLEHKAKPNSTTTAGHTPLHIAAREGHAQTVRILLDMEAQQTKMTKKGFTPLHVASKYGKVDVAELLLERGANPNAAGKNGLTPLHVAVHHNNLDVVKLLVSKGGSPHSAARNGYTALHIASKQNQMEVANSLLQSGASANAESLQGVTPLHLASQEGRPDMVSLLISKQANVNLGNKSGLTSLHLVAQEGHVGIADILVKQGASVYSATRMGYTPLHVACHYGNIKMVKFLVQQQANVNSKTRLGYAPLHQAAQQGHTDIVTLLLKHGAQPNETTTNGTSALAIAKRLGYISVIDVLKLVTEETASMTTTEKHRMSFPETVDEILDVSEDEGLAQLTLGEELLGTEGARYMKMDDMKDRDDDFLSPKKSLEYERGLGTANYSPAIPRIPRVSPETVILKEHDLDQHTPLPLPKEYDEDSLIPSSPATETSDNVSPVASPIHTGFLVSFMVDARGGSMRGSRHNGLRVIIPPRTCAAPTRITCRLVKPQKLTSPPPLVEGEGLASRIISLGPAGMQFLGPVIVEIPHFAALGRGDRELVVLRSENGSVWKEHRNRYGDEVLETILNGMDEDLESQEELVKKRIRRIISTDFPLYFAVVSRVQQESDLIGPEGGSLTSKLVPLVQATFPETAVTKRVRLGLQAQPVPDELVAKLLGNQANFSPVVTVEPRRRKFHRPIGLRIPLPPSWRDSPRDSGEGDTTSLRLLCSVIGGTAAAQWEDITGTTKLVYANECASFTTNVSARFWLADCPRTAESVSFANLLYKELSAVAYMAKFVVFAKMNELREGRLRCYCMTDDKMDKTLEQHENFTEVARSRDIEVMEGMPLHLECSGNLVPVRKAAQQPRCFSFQAFRDNRLPVSVKVRDSSKEHAGFLSFLRKPTKYEDGQHVLCNLNITMPPCIKIIGSEDRRRTLTPLALRERYSALNEPAMASMSAMERAELKMAVIAEQLGLSWAELARELQLSVDDINKIRVENPNSLLEQSSALLNLWATREGKRAKMETLYVALKSIDRVDIVNMLEGQPAQPTRRGSGELGRRHNDRERLSPALTNGYGLAQDELLSPASMQYSLPSPLGAEPYWQEVSSLDCAPIATTEEDTLMEMSDVQVWPSGNSPSLVPLEDSSLECSNADDSEALLGLPFGSLGRPAGRAGGGGAVLSGSTEPPEDDSEMGVDSLSTATPASLGGTIAGINLNGLNNGLGSEASSELSPVTSATGGNGEVGGGGGGGGGGNLDSEEGLSLVAGQQRVYARLSESPGLTCVADRNGDRSSNGGSGSGGSSFMSYLQEQTGPGWIPAADAQAWLANQPKTRQVIDTVITSCCNSVDGDQSRLSQEALLQPVRDAGHAEILRGRLRGTQPFERAWDDVRCKGQGDEADDLPGEQISEEQFSDEHGNIITKKIVRKVVRRGKGEDGVQDVSADGSLQDANELEADAEQFMSYAVLGRESSKPDTVDTAKKGAQIVKCASLRRVKQ; translated from the exons GCAGACGCCGGCAACAGTTTCCTCCGAGCGGCCCGTTCCGGCAACCTGGACAAGGCCCTGGAACACATTAAGAACGGCATTGATATAAACACGGCCAATCAG AATGGTCTCAACGGGCTTCATCTGGCCTCGAAAGAAGGCCATGTCAAAATGGTGCTGGAATTGCTTCACAACGGAATCGTACTGGAGACCACTACAAAG AAAGGGAACACAGCCCTGCACATCGCGGCGCTGGCCGGGCAGGAGCAGGTGGTCACGGAGCTGGTGAACTACGGGGCCAACGTCAACGCTCAGTCGCAG AAGGGTTTCACTCCACTCTACATGGCTGCACAAGAAAACCATCTAGAGGTTGTGAAGTTTCTTCTGGAGAACGGGGCTAATCAGAGCATTCCGACCGAG GATGGATTCACTCCTCTGGCGGTGGCTCTCCAGCAGGGCCACGAAAATATCGTGGCCTTGCTCATCAACTACGGCACCAAGGGGAAGGTCCGCCTGCCCGCGCTGCACATCGCGGCACGCAACGACGATACACGCACGGCGGCGGTTCTGCTGCAGAATGACCCGAACCCCGATGTGCTCAGCAAG ACTGGATTCACACCCCTGCACATTGCCGCACACTATGAAAACTTGAATGTGGCTCAGCTTCTTCTCAACAGAGGAGCCAATGTCAATTTCACCCCAAAG AACGGCATCACCCCTTTGCACATCGCATCCAGACGGGGGAACGTGATCATGGTCCGGCTCCTCCTCGACCGAGGGGCACAAATAGACGCCAAGACCAAG GACGAGCTCACGCCTCTGCACTGCGCGGCGAGAAATGGTCACGTCAGAATCATAGAAATTCTTCTCGACAACGGGGCCCCCATCCAGGCCAAGACCAAG AACGGCCTGTCTCCGATCCACATGTCGGCACAGGGGGACCACGTGGACTGCGTCAAGCAGCTCCTGCAGTACAACGCAGACATTGACGACATCACGCTGGACCACCTGACCCCGCTGCACGTGGCCGCGCATTGCGGGCACCACCGAATGGCGAAGGCTCTGCTGGACAAGGGGGCCAAACCCAACTCTCGCGCACTG aaCGGCTTTACGCCTTTGCATATTGCGTGCAAAAAGAATCACATACGCGTGATGGATCTTCTGCTCAAACACGCGGCGTCACTCGAGGCCGTGACCGAG TCCGGCTTGACGCCGCTGCACGTGACGTCTTTCATGGGCCACCTCAACATCGTGAAGATCCTCCTGCAGAAAGGAGCCTCGCCCAGCGCTTCGAACGTG AAAGTTGAAACCCCCCTCCATATGGCGTCCCGGGCAGGACACTTTGAGGTGGCGGAGTTTTTAATACAGAATGCGGCACCGGTGGACGCCAAGGCCAAG GATGACCAAACGCCGCTCCATTGTGCCGCTCGAATGGGCCACAAGGAAATTGTGAAACTGCTGCTAGAGCACAAAGCCAAACCCAACTCCACGACCACGGCGGGACACACGCCGCTCCACATCGCTGCCCGCGAGGGCCACGCGCAGACCGTGCGCATCCTCTTGGACATGGAAGCGCAGCAGACGAAGATGACGAAG AAAGGCTTCACTCCTCTTCACGTGGCTTCCAAGTACGGCAAGGTAGATGTGGCCGAGCTGTTGCTGGAGAGGGGAGCTAACCCGAATGCTGCTGGGAAG AACGGTCTGACTCCCCTGCACGTCGCCGTGCATCACAACAACCTGGATGTTGTCAAGCTGCTCGTCAGCAAAGGGGGTTCTCCACACAGCGCCGCCAGG AATGGCTACACCGCCCTGCACATTGCGTCCAAGCAGAATCAGATGGAGGTGGCGAACAGCCTGTTGCAGTCCGGCGCTTCGGCCAACGCCGAATCTCTCCAGGGCGTCACGCCGCTCCACCTGGCCTCGCAGGAAGGGAGGCCCGACATGGTCTCGCTGCTCATCTCCAAGCAGGCTAACGTCAACCTCGGGAACAAG AGTGGACTGACGTCGCTCCATCTTGTGGCACAGGAGGGACACGTTGGCATTGCTGACATCTTAGTGAAGCAAGGCGCGTCGGTCTACTCGGCCACACGG ATGGGCTACACCCCTCTCCATGTAGCGTGTCACTATGGCAACATCAAGATGGTGAAGTTCCTGGTGCAGCAACAGGCCAACGTCAACAGCAAAACGCGG CTGGGTTACGCGCCCCTGCACCAGGCCGCCCAGCAAGGACACACGGACATCGTGACGCTGCTGCTGAAGCACGGCGCCCAGCCCAACGAGACCACGACG AACGGGACATCCGCCCTCGCCATCGCCAAGAGGCTGGGCTACATCTCCGTCATCGACGTGCTCAAGCTGGTGACGGAGGAGACGGCGTCTATG ACCACCACAGAGAAACACCGAATGAGCTTCCCAGAAACAGTGGATGAGATACTGGATGTGTCCGAGGATGAAG GACTTGCGCAGCTAACATTAG GAGAGGAGCTCCTGGGGACCGAGGGGGCCAGGTACATGAAGATGGATGACATGAAAGACCGTGATGACGATTTCCTCTCCCCCAAGAAATCACTGGAGTACGAGAGAGGGCTGGGCACAGC AAATTACTCTCCGGCCATTCCCAGGATTCCGCGTGTTTCTCCCGAGACGGTGATCCTGAAAGAACACGATCTAGATCAG CACACTCCGCTTCCGCTGCCCAAAGAGTACGACGAAGACTCTCTGATTCCCAGCAGCCCCGCAACGGAGACATCGGACAACGTCAGCCCGGTCGCCAGTCCCATACACACAGG GTTTCTGGTGAGCTTCATGGTGGACGCGCGTGGCGGCTCAATGCGAGGCAGCAGGCACAACGGCCTGCGGGTCATCATCCCCCCGAGGACCTGCGCGGCTCCCACCCGCATCACCTGCCGCCTGGTGAAGCCACAGAAGCTGACCAGCCCGCCGCCGCTGGTGGAGGGAGAAGGCCTGGCCAGCAGAATCATCTCGCTCGGCCCTGCCGGGATGCAGTTTCTTGG ACCCGTCATTGTGGAGATCCCCCACTTTGCCGCTCTGGGACGTGGCGACCGTGAGCTCGTCGTGCTGAGGAGCGAGAACGGATCGGTGTGGAAAGAACACCGCAATCGCTACGGCGACGAAGTACTCGAGACGATCCTCAATGGGATGGATGAGG ATTTGGAAAGTCAGGAGGAGCTCGTGAAGAAGCGAATCCGCCGCATCATCTCCACCGACTTTCCGCTGTATTTTGCCGTCGTGTCGCGGGTCCAGCAGGAGAGCGACCTGATCGGCCCCGAGGGGGGTTCGCTGACGAGCAAACTGGTGCCGCTGGTCCAGGCCACATTTCCCGAGACGGCGGTCACCAAGCGAGTCCGTCTGGGGCTGCAG GCTCAGCCCGTGCCCGACGAGCTGGTGGCCAAGTTGCTCGGGAACCAAGCCAACTTCAGCCCGGTGGTGACGGTGGAGCCTCGGCGGCGGAAGTTCCACCGGCCCATCGGCCTGCGGATCCCTCTGCCCCCGTCCTGGCGGGACAGCCCCCGGGACTCCGGGGAGGGCGACACCACCAGTCTGCGGCTCCTTTGCTCAGTCATAG GtggaacagctgcagctcagtGGGAAGACATCACCGGTACCACCAAGCTCGTCTACGCTAATGAATGCGCCAGTTTTACCACCAATGTGTCTGCGCG GTTCTGGCTCGCGGACTGTCCTCGTACCGCAGAGTCGGTCTCCTTTGCCAACTTGCTTTACAAAGAGCTTTCGGCCGTCGCTTACATGGCGAAGTTCGTGGTGTTCGCCAAGATGAACGAGTTGCGCGAAGGGCGCCTGCGCTGTTACTGCATGACTGACGATAAGATGGATAAAACCCTGGAGCAGCACGAGAACTTCACGGAAGTGGCCCGCAGCCGGGACATCGAG GTGATGGAGGGAATGCCGCTTCACCTGGAATGTTCCGGGAATCTCGTACCGGTGCGGAAGGCCGCCCAGCAGCCCCGCTGCTTCAGCTTCCAGGCCTTTCGAGACAACAGACTTCCCGTCTCCGTGAAG GTGAGAGATAGCAGCAAAGAGCACGCCGGGTTCCTGTCCTTCCTTCGCAAGCCCACCAAGTATGAAGACGGTCAACACGTGCTGTGCAACCTCAACATTACAATGCCGCCGTGCATCAAG ATTATTGGAAGTGAAGACCGCAGGCGGACTTTGACCCCGCTGGCTCTAAGGGAAAGATACAGTGCCCTGAACGAACCTGCCATGG CGTCGATGAGCGCCATGGAgagggcggagctgaagatggCTGTCATTGCCGAGCAGCTGGGACTGAGCTGGGCTG AGTTGGCTCGGGAGCTTCAGCTGAGTGTAGATGACATCAACAAGATCCGTGTGGAGAATCCCAACTCCCTCCTGGAGCAGAGTTCTGCACTCCTCAACCTGTGGGCGACCCGCGAGGGCAAGAGAGCCAAAA TGGAGACCTTGTACGTGGCGCTGAAGAGCATCGACCGCGTGGACATCGTCAACATGCTGGAGGGCCAACCGGCGCAGCCTACCAGACGCGGCTCCGGTGAACTCGGCAGGCGCCATAACGACCGAGAACGCCTCTCTCCCGCTTTGACCAATG GTTACGGGCTGGCGCAGGATGAGCTCCTGTCCCCGGCCTCCATGCAGTACAGCCTGCCCTCGCCGCTGGGCGCCGAGCCCTACTGGCAGGAGGTCTCCAGCCTGGACTGCGCGCCCATCGCCACCACAGAGGAGGACACCCTCATGGAGATGTCCGACGTGCAGGTGTGGCCCTCCGGTAATTCCCCCTCCCTGGTGCCCTTGGAGGATTCCTCGCTGGAGTGCAGCAACGCGGACGACTCCGAGGCCCTGCTCGGGCTGCCCTTCGGGAGCCTGGGTCGTCCGGCCGGTCGGGCCGGCGGAGGGGGCGCCGTGCTGAGCGGTTCGACCGAACCGCCCGAGGACGATTCGGAGATGGGCGTCGACTCGCTCAGCACCGCCACGCCGGCCTCGCTCGGCGGCACCATCGCCGGTATCAATCTGAACGGACTGAACAACGGTCTGGGGTCGGAGGCGAGTTCGGAGTTATCGCCCGTCACCAGCGCAACTGGTGGCAACGGAGaagtaggaggaggaggaggaggaggaggaggagggaatcTGGACTCAGAGGAGGGGCTTTCTCTTGTTGCAGGACAGCAAAGGGTCTATGCCCGACTCAGTGAGTCACCCGGTCTCACCTGCGTTGCAGATCGGAACGGTGACAG GTCGTCAAATGGCGGAAGCGGGAGCGGCGGCAGCTCGTTCATGTCCTACCTGCAGGAGCAGACGGGCCCAGGGTGGATCCCAGCCGCGGACGCGCAGGCCTGGCTGGCCAACCAGCCAAAAACCCGACAGGTCATTGACACCGTGATCACGTCGTGCTGCAACTCCGTGGACGGGGACCAGTCGCGTTTGTCCCAGGAGGCCTTGCTGCAGCCCGTGAGGGACGCGGGCCACGCCGAGATTTTGCGGGGGCGCCTCCGGGGTACCCAGCCCTTTGAGAGGGCCTGGG
- the ank1a gene encoding ankyrin-1a isoform X3, producing the protein MVSCNGLNGLHLASKEGHVKMVLELLHNGIVLETTTKKGNTALHIAALAGQEQVVTELVNYGANVNAQSQKGFTPLYMAAQENHLEVVKFLLENGANQSIPTEDGFTPLAVALQQGHENIVALLINYGTKGKVRLPALHIAARNDDTRTAAVLLQNDPNPDVLSKTGFTPLHIAAHYENLNVAQLLLNRGANVNFTPKNGITPLHIASRRGNVIMVRLLLDRGAQIDAKTKDELTPLHCAARNGHVRIIEILLDNGAPIQAKTKNGLSPIHMSAQGDHVDCVKQLLQYNADIDDITLDHLTPLHVAAHCGHHRMAKALLDKGAKPNSRALNGFTPLHIACKKNHIRVMDLLLKHAASLEAVTESGLTPLHVTSFMGHLNIVKILLQKGASPSASNVKVETPLHMASRAGHFEVAEFLIQNAAPVDAKAKDDQTPLHCAARMGHKEIVKLLLEHKAKPNSTTTAGHTPLHIAAREGHAQTVRILLDMEAQQTKMTKKGFTPLHVASKYGKVDVAELLLERGANPNAAGKNGLTPLHVAVHHNNLDVVKLLVSKGGSPHSAARNGYTALHIASKQNQMEVANSLLQSGASANAESLQGVTPLHLASQEGRPDMVSLLISKQANVNLGNKSGLTSLHLVAQEGHVGIADILVKQGASVYSATRMGYTPLHVACHYGNIKMVKFLVQQQANVNSKTRLGYAPLHQAAQQGHTDIVTLLLKHGAQPNETTTNGTSALAIAKRLGYISVIDVLKLVTEETASMTTTEKHRMSFPETVDEILDVSEDEGLAQLTLGEELLGTEGARYMKMDDMKDRDDDFLSPKKSLEYERGLGTANYSPAIPRIPRVSPETVILKEHDLDQHTPLPLPKEYDEDSLIPSSPATETSDNVSPVASPIHTGFLVSFMVDARGGSMRGSRHNGLRVIIPPRTCAAPTRITCRLVKPQKLTSPPPLVEGEGLASRIISLGPAGMQFLGPVIVEIPHFAALGRGDRELVVLRSENGSVWKEHRNRYGDEVLETILNGMDEDLESQEELVKKRIRRIISTDFPLYFAVVSRVQQESDLIGPEGGSLTSKLVPLVQATFPETAVTKRVRLGLQAQPVPDELVAKLLGNQANFSPVVTVEPRRRKFHRPIGLRIPLPPSWRDSPRDSGEGDTTSLRLLCSVIGGTAAAQWEDITGTTKLVYANECASFTTNVSARFWLADCPRTAESVSFANLLYKELSAVAYMAKFVVFAKMNELREGRLRCYCMTDDKMDKTLEQHENFTEVARSRDIEVMEGMPLHLECSGNLVPVRKAAQQPRCFSFQAFRDNRLPVSVKVRDSSKEHAGFLSFLRKPTKYEDGQHVLCNLNITMPPCIKIIGSEDRRRTLTPLALRERYSALNEPAMASMSAMERAELKMAVIAEQLGLSWAELARELQLSVDDINKIRVENPNSLLEQSSALLNLWATREGKRAKMETLYVALKSIDRVDIVNMLEGQPAQPTRRGSGELGRRHNDRERLSPALTNGYGLAQDELLSPASMQYSLPSPLGAEPYWQEVSSLDCAPIATTEEDTLMEMSDVQVWPSGNSPSLVPLEDSSLECSNADDSEALLGLPFGSLGRPAGRAGGGGAVLSGSTEPPEDDSEMGVDSLSTATPASLGGTIAGINLNGLNNGLGSEASSELSPVTSATGGNGEVGGGGGGGGGGNLDSEEGLSLVAGQQRVYARLSESPGLTCVADRNGDRSSNGGSGSGGSSFMSYLQEQTGPGWIPAADAQAWLANQPKTRQVIDTVITSCCNSVDGDQSRLSQEALLQPVRDAGHAEILRGRLRGTQPFERAWDDVRCKGQGDEADDLPGEQISEEQFSDEHGNIITKKIVRKVVRRGKGEDGVQDVSADGSLQDANELEADAEQFMSYAVLGRESSKPDTVDTAKKGAQIVKCASLRRVKQ; encoded by the exons ATGGTGTCATGC AATGGTCTCAACGGGCTTCATCTGGCCTCGAAAGAAGGCCATGTCAAAATGGTGCTGGAATTGCTTCACAACGGAATCGTACTGGAGACCACTACAAAG AAAGGGAACACAGCCCTGCACATCGCGGCGCTGGCCGGGCAGGAGCAGGTGGTCACGGAGCTGGTGAACTACGGGGCCAACGTCAACGCTCAGTCGCAG AAGGGTTTCACTCCACTCTACATGGCTGCACAAGAAAACCATCTAGAGGTTGTGAAGTTTCTTCTGGAGAACGGGGCTAATCAGAGCATTCCGACCGAG GATGGATTCACTCCTCTGGCGGTGGCTCTCCAGCAGGGCCACGAAAATATCGTGGCCTTGCTCATCAACTACGGCACCAAGGGGAAGGTCCGCCTGCCCGCGCTGCACATCGCGGCACGCAACGACGATACACGCACGGCGGCGGTTCTGCTGCAGAATGACCCGAACCCCGATGTGCTCAGCAAG ACTGGATTCACACCCCTGCACATTGCCGCACACTATGAAAACTTGAATGTGGCTCAGCTTCTTCTCAACAGAGGAGCCAATGTCAATTTCACCCCAAAG AACGGCATCACCCCTTTGCACATCGCATCCAGACGGGGGAACGTGATCATGGTCCGGCTCCTCCTCGACCGAGGGGCACAAATAGACGCCAAGACCAAG GACGAGCTCACGCCTCTGCACTGCGCGGCGAGAAATGGTCACGTCAGAATCATAGAAATTCTTCTCGACAACGGGGCCCCCATCCAGGCCAAGACCAAG AACGGCCTGTCTCCGATCCACATGTCGGCACAGGGGGACCACGTGGACTGCGTCAAGCAGCTCCTGCAGTACAACGCAGACATTGACGACATCACGCTGGACCACCTGACCCCGCTGCACGTGGCCGCGCATTGCGGGCACCACCGAATGGCGAAGGCTCTGCTGGACAAGGGGGCCAAACCCAACTCTCGCGCACTG aaCGGCTTTACGCCTTTGCATATTGCGTGCAAAAAGAATCACATACGCGTGATGGATCTTCTGCTCAAACACGCGGCGTCACTCGAGGCCGTGACCGAG TCCGGCTTGACGCCGCTGCACGTGACGTCTTTCATGGGCCACCTCAACATCGTGAAGATCCTCCTGCAGAAAGGAGCCTCGCCCAGCGCTTCGAACGTG AAAGTTGAAACCCCCCTCCATATGGCGTCCCGGGCAGGACACTTTGAGGTGGCGGAGTTTTTAATACAGAATGCGGCACCGGTGGACGCCAAGGCCAAG GATGACCAAACGCCGCTCCATTGTGCCGCTCGAATGGGCCACAAGGAAATTGTGAAACTGCTGCTAGAGCACAAAGCCAAACCCAACTCCACGACCACGGCGGGACACACGCCGCTCCACATCGCTGCCCGCGAGGGCCACGCGCAGACCGTGCGCATCCTCTTGGACATGGAAGCGCAGCAGACGAAGATGACGAAG AAAGGCTTCACTCCTCTTCACGTGGCTTCCAAGTACGGCAAGGTAGATGTGGCCGAGCTGTTGCTGGAGAGGGGAGCTAACCCGAATGCTGCTGGGAAG AACGGTCTGACTCCCCTGCACGTCGCCGTGCATCACAACAACCTGGATGTTGTCAAGCTGCTCGTCAGCAAAGGGGGTTCTCCACACAGCGCCGCCAGG AATGGCTACACCGCCCTGCACATTGCGTCCAAGCAGAATCAGATGGAGGTGGCGAACAGCCTGTTGCAGTCCGGCGCTTCGGCCAACGCCGAATCTCTCCAGGGCGTCACGCCGCTCCACCTGGCCTCGCAGGAAGGGAGGCCCGACATGGTCTCGCTGCTCATCTCCAAGCAGGCTAACGTCAACCTCGGGAACAAG AGTGGACTGACGTCGCTCCATCTTGTGGCACAGGAGGGACACGTTGGCATTGCTGACATCTTAGTGAAGCAAGGCGCGTCGGTCTACTCGGCCACACGG ATGGGCTACACCCCTCTCCATGTAGCGTGTCACTATGGCAACATCAAGATGGTGAAGTTCCTGGTGCAGCAACAGGCCAACGTCAACAGCAAAACGCGG CTGGGTTACGCGCCCCTGCACCAGGCCGCCCAGCAAGGACACACGGACATCGTGACGCTGCTGCTGAAGCACGGCGCCCAGCCCAACGAGACCACGACG AACGGGACATCCGCCCTCGCCATCGCCAAGAGGCTGGGCTACATCTCCGTCATCGACGTGCTCAAGCTGGTGACGGAGGAGACGGCGTCTATG ACCACCACAGAGAAACACCGAATGAGCTTCCCAGAAACAGTGGATGAGATACTGGATGTGTCCGAGGATGAAG GACTTGCGCAGCTAACATTAG GAGAGGAGCTCCTGGGGACCGAGGGGGCCAGGTACATGAAGATGGATGACATGAAAGACCGTGATGACGATTTCCTCTCCCCCAAGAAATCACTGGAGTACGAGAGAGGGCTGGGCACAGC AAATTACTCTCCGGCCATTCCCAGGATTCCGCGTGTTTCTCCCGAGACGGTGATCCTGAAAGAACACGATCTAGATCAG CACACTCCGCTTCCGCTGCCCAAAGAGTACGACGAAGACTCTCTGATTCCCAGCAGCCCCGCAACGGAGACATCGGACAACGTCAGCCCGGTCGCCAGTCCCATACACACAGG GTTTCTGGTGAGCTTCATGGTGGACGCGCGTGGCGGCTCAATGCGAGGCAGCAGGCACAACGGCCTGCGGGTCATCATCCCCCCGAGGACCTGCGCGGCTCCCACCCGCATCACCTGCCGCCTGGTGAAGCCACAGAAGCTGACCAGCCCGCCGCCGCTGGTGGAGGGAGAAGGCCTGGCCAGCAGAATCATCTCGCTCGGCCCTGCCGGGATGCAGTTTCTTGG ACCCGTCATTGTGGAGATCCCCCACTTTGCCGCTCTGGGACGTGGCGACCGTGAGCTCGTCGTGCTGAGGAGCGAGAACGGATCGGTGTGGAAAGAACACCGCAATCGCTACGGCGACGAAGTACTCGAGACGATCCTCAATGGGATGGATGAGG ATTTGGAAAGTCAGGAGGAGCTCGTGAAGAAGCGAATCCGCCGCATCATCTCCACCGACTTTCCGCTGTATTTTGCCGTCGTGTCGCGGGTCCAGCAGGAGAGCGACCTGATCGGCCCCGAGGGGGGTTCGCTGACGAGCAAACTGGTGCCGCTGGTCCAGGCCACATTTCCCGAGACGGCGGTCACCAAGCGAGTCCGTCTGGGGCTGCAG GCTCAGCCCGTGCCCGACGAGCTGGTGGCCAAGTTGCTCGGGAACCAAGCCAACTTCAGCCCGGTGGTGACGGTGGAGCCTCGGCGGCGGAAGTTCCACCGGCCCATCGGCCTGCGGATCCCTCTGCCCCCGTCCTGGCGGGACAGCCCCCGGGACTCCGGGGAGGGCGACACCACCAGTCTGCGGCTCCTTTGCTCAGTCATAG GtggaacagctgcagctcagtGGGAAGACATCACCGGTACCACCAAGCTCGTCTACGCTAATGAATGCGCCAGTTTTACCACCAATGTGTCTGCGCG GTTCTGGCTCGCGGACTGTCCTCGTACCGCAGAGTCGGTCTCCTTTGCCAACTTGCTTTACAAAGAGCTTTCGGCCGTCGCTTACATGGCGAAGTTCGTGGTGTTCGCCAAGATGAACGAGTTGCGCGAAGGGCGCCTGCGCTGTTACTGCATGACTGACGATAAGATGGATAAAACCCTGGAGCAGCACGAGAACTTCACGGAAGTGGCCCGCAGCCGGGACATCGAG GTGATGGAGGGAATGCCGCTTCACCTGGAATGTTCCGGGAATCTCGTACCGGTGCGGAAGGCCGCCCAGCAGCCCCGCTGCTTCAGCTTCCAGGCCTTTCGAGACAACAGACTTCCCGTCTCCGTGAAG GTGAGAGATAGCAGCAAAGAGCACGCCGGGTTCCTGTCCTTCCTTCGCAAGCCCACCAAGTATGAAGACGGTCAACACGTGCTGTGCAACCTCAACATTACAATGCCGCCGTGCATCAAG ATTATTGGAAGTGAAGACCGCAGGCGGACTTTGACCCCGCTGGCTCTAAGGGAAAGATACAGTGCCCTGAACGAACCTGCCATGG CGTCGATGAGCGCCATGGAgagggcggagctgaagatggCTGTCATTGCCGAGCAGCTGGGACTGAGCTGGGCTG AGTTGGCTCGGGAGCTTCAGCTGAGTGTAGATGACATCAACAAGATCCGTGTGGAGAATCCCAACTCCCTCCTGGAGCAGAGTTCTGCACTCCTCAACCTGTGGGCGACCCGCGAGGGCAAGAGAGCCAAAA TGGAGACCTTGTACGTGGCGCTGAAGAGCATCGACCGCGTGGACATCGTCAACATGCTGGAGGGCCAACCGGCGCAGCCTACCAGACGCGGCTCCGGTGAACTCGGCAGGCGCCATAACGACCGAGAACGCCTCTCTCCCGCTTTGACCAATG GTTACGGGCTGGCGCAGGATGAGCTCCTGTCCCCGGCCTCCATGCAGTACAGCCTGCCCTCGCCGCTGGGCGCCGAGCCCTACTGGCAGGAGGTCTCCAGCCTGGACTGCGCGCCCATCGCCACCACAGAGGAGGACACCCTCATGGAGATGTCCGACGTGCAGGTGTGGCCCTCCGGTAATTCCCCCTCCCTGGTGCCCTTGGAGGATTCCTCGCTGGAGTGCAGCAACGCGGACGACTCCGAGGCCCTGCTCGGGCTGCCCTTCGGGAGCCTGGGTCGTCCGGCCGGTCGGGCCGGCGGAGGGGGCGCCGTGCTGAGCGGTTCGACCGAACCGCCCGAGGACGATTCGGAGATGGGCGTCGACTCGCTCAGCACCGCCACGCCGGCCTCGCTCGGCGGCACCATCGCCGGTATCAATCTGAACGGACTGAACAACGGTCTGGGGTCGGAGGCGAGTTCGGAGTTATCGCCCGTCACCAGCGCAACTGGTGGCAACGGAGaagtaggaggaggaggaggaggaggaggaggagggaatcTGGACTCAGAGGAGGGGCTTTCTCTTGTTGCAGGACAGCAAAGGGTCTATGCCCGACTCAGTGAGTCACCCGGTCTCACCTGCGTTGCAGATCGGAACGGTGACAG GTCGTCAAATGGCGGAAGCGGGAGCGGCGGCAGCTCGTTCATGTCCTACCTGCAGGAGCAGACGGGCCCAGGGTGGATCCCAGCCGCGGACGCGCAGGCCTGGCTGGCCAACCAGCCAAAAACCCGACAGGTCATTGACACCGTGATCACGTCGTGCTGCAACTCCGTGGACGGGGACCAGTCGCGTTTGTCCCAGGAGGCCTTGCTGCAGCCCGTGAGGGACGCGGGCCACGCCGAGATTTTGCGGGGGCGCCTCCGGGGTACCCAGCCCTTTGAGAGGGCCTGGG